In Corynebacterium guangdongense, one DNA window encodes the following:
- a CDS encoding siderophore ABC transporter substrate-binding protein produces the protein MSRFRRSAIALVASAGLILTGCSATEGSSSAESSPAAGSEAAESADTVTVEDNYGTQEVPVDPETVVALDNRTFEVLHDWDVDLAAAPLDLLPKGADWYSEEDGTLNIGNHREPNLEIITATQPDLIVSGQRFATHDEDIKKLNPDTPLVDFEPREGQAWDQELIRQVTELGKIFDKEEESQELVDEFNAALERAREAYDPAKKVMAVNVSGGEIGYIAPGVGRTYGFLFDLVGMTPALEVAGSSSNHEGDDISVEAIAQSNPDILLVLDRDAAVQSTDPATYTAAENVIRDNPALQNVTAVQDDAIYLAPGDTYTNESIITYTEILNGMADLFESQK, from the coding sequence ATGTCCCGTTTCCGTCGCTCCGCGATCGCACTCGTCGCCTCCGCCGGCCTCATCCTGACCGGCTGCTCGGCCACCGAGGGCTCCTCCTCCGCCGAGTCCTCCCCGGCCGCTGGTTCGGAAGCCGCGGAGTCCGCCGACACCGTCACCGTCGAGGACAACTATGGCACCCAGGAAGTGCCGGTGGATCCGGAGACCGTCGTCGCGCTGGACAACCGCACCTTCGAGGTCCTCCACGACTGGGACGTCGACCTCGCCGCCGCCCCGCTCGACCTGCTGCCCAAGGGGGCCGACTGGTACTCCGAGGAGGACGGCACCCTCAACATCGGCAACCACCGCGAGCCGAACCTCGAGATCATCACCGCGACCCAGCCGGATCTCATCGTCTCCGGTCAGCGCTTCGCCACCCACGACGAGGACATCAAGAAGCTGAACCCGGACACCCCGCTGGTGGACTTCGAGCCCCGAGAGGGCCAGGCCTGGGACCAGGAGCTCATCCGCCAGGTCACCGAGCTGGGCAAGATCTTCGACAAGGAGGAGGAGTCCCAGGAGCTGGTCGACGAGTTCAACGCCGCGCTTGAGCGTGCCCGCGAGGCCTACGACCCGGCAAAGAAGGTCATGGCCGTCAACGTCTCCGGCGGCGAGATCGGCTACATCGCCCCGGGCGTCGGCCGCACCTACGGCTTCCTCTTCGACCTGGTCGGCATGACCCCGGCCCTCGAGGTGGCGGGCTCCTCCTCCAACCACGAGGGCGACGACATCTCCGTCGAGGCCATCGCCCAGTCCAACCCGGACATTCTCCTGGTCCTCGACCGTGACGCGGCCGTCCAGTCGACCGACCCGGCCACCTACACCGCGGCCGAGAACGTCATCCGTGACAACCCGGCCCTGCAGAACGTGACCGCCGTCCAGGACGACGCCATCTACCTGGCGCCGGGCGACACCTACACGAACGAGTCGATCATCACCTACACCGAAATCCTCAACGGCATGGCGGACCTCTTCGAGTCGCAGAAGTAG
- a CDS encoding ABC transporter permease, producing MTQTTQRPTGRVARTRQRLVDWKLLVATLAVVALLVVSLMVGEYGVFSQADGRQMFFTTRVPRTVALVLSGAAMAMCGLVMQLLTQNRFVEPTTTGTTEWAGLGLLVTIYLVPTASVLDRMIVSVIFAFIGTMVFFLFLRRVSLKSSLVVPIIGIMLGAVVSAISTFFALKTDMLQQLGIWFAGSFTSVYSGQYEVLWIVVFVVLAVFAFADRLTVAGLGKDVATNVGINYNMMILLGTSLVAVATGVVTVVVGALPFLGLIVPNVVSMMRGDDLRSNLPWVCLAGVAVVTVCDLIGRTIISPFEMPVSVILGIVGAVVFVVLILRTTRKA from the coding sequence ATGACACAGACAACGCAGCGGCCCACCGGGCGGGTGGCGCGTACCCGTCAGCGGTTGGTGGACTGGAAACTCCTCGTCGCCACCCTCGCGGTCGTCGCACTGCTGGTCGTCTCGCTGATGGTGGGGGAGTACGGGGTCTTCAGCCAGGCCGACGGCCGGCAGATGTTCTTCACCACGCGAGTGCCACGCACCGTCGCCCTGGTTCTGTCCGGCGCCGCCATGGCGATGTGCGGGCTGGTCATGCAGCTGCTGACGCAGAACCGCTTCGTCGAACCGACCACCACCGGCACTACCGAGTGGGCCGGTCTCGGCCTGCTGGTGACCATTTATCTGGTGCCGACCGCCTCCGTCCTCGACCGCATGATCGTCTCCGTGATCTTCGCGTTCATCGGAACGATGGTCTTCTTCCTGTTCCTGCGCCGGGTCTCGCTGAAGTCTTCGCTGGTCGTCCCGATCATCGGCATCATGCTCGGCGCCGTGGTCAGCGCGATCTCCACCTTCTTCGCGCTGAAGACGGACATGCTGCAGCAGTTGGGAATCTGGTTCGCCGGCTCCTTCACCTCCGTGTACTCCGGCCAGTACGAGGTGCTCTGGATCGTCGTCTTCGTGGTCCTCGCCGTGTTCGCTTTCGCCGACCGGCTCACCGTGGCAGGCCTGGGCAAGGACGTCGCGACCAACGTCGGCATCAACTACAACATGATGATCCTGCTCGGCACCTCGCTCGTGGCGGTCGCCACCGGCGTGGTCACCGTCGTCGTCGGCGCGCTGCCGTTCCTCGGGCTCATCGTGCCCAACGTCGTGTCCATGATGCGCGGCGACGACCTCCGCTCGAACCTGCCGTGGGTGTGCCTGGCCGGCGTCGCCGTGGTCACCGTCTGTGACCTCATCGGCCGAACCATCATTTCGCCGTTCGAGATGCCGGTCTCCGTCATCCTCGGCATCGTGGGCGCCGTCGTCTTCGTCGTCCTGATTCTTCGCACGACGAGGAAGGCATAG
- a CDS encoding iron chelate uptake ABC transporter family permease subunit: MTTTIAAQDRHVGAFTTARGRRKYWVLLLSMLALASLSALGLLAYNNPMEFGTPGFWLIAQRRLDSVIAMAVVAICQGMATVAFHTVTNNRIVTPSIMGFESLYRVIHTGTVFFFGAVGLVNANNLGMFVVQILLMVGLSLVLYSWLLTSSTTNIHAMLLIGVVIGGGLGSIATFMQRLLTPSEFDVLTARLFGSVNNADSSYYPIAIPLCLIGAGLLYVNSRRLNVIALGRDTAMNLGVNFKTNAVYTLVLVAVLMAVSTALVGPMTFLGFLVATLAYQFSDTYDHRFIFPMATVIGFVVLTTAYFVMNHIFYAQGVVSILIEIVGGTVFLLVIMRKGRL; encoded by the coding sequence ATGACAACCACCATCGCCGCGCAGGACCGCCACGTCGGCGCTTTCACCACCGCCCGCGGCCGCCGGAAGTACTGGGTGCTGCTGCTGTCCATGCTCGCGCTGGCGAGCCTGTCGGCCCTCGGCCTCCTCGCCTACAACAACCCCATGGAGTTCGGGACCCCTGGATTCTGGCTGATCGCCCAGCGTCGCCTGGACTCGGTGATCGCCATGGCGGTCGTCGCGATCTGCCAGGGCATGGCGACGGTCGCCTTCCACACCGTCACCAACAACCGCATCGTCACCCCGTCGATCATGGGCTTCGAGTCGCTGTACCGCGTGATCCACACGGGCACCGTGTTCTTCTTCGGCGCCGTCGGCCTGGTCAACGCGAACAACCTGGGCATGTTCGTCGTCCAGATCCTGCTCATGGTCGGACTCTCGCTGGTGCTCTACTCCTGGCTGCTGACCTCAAGCACGACCAACATCCACGCGATGCTGCTGATCGGCGTCGTCATCGGCGGCGGCCTCGGCTCGATCGCCACCTTCATGCAGCGGCTGCTGACCCCGAGTGAGTTCGACGTGCTCACCGCGCGCCTGTTCGGCTCGGTCAACAACGCGGACTCCTCCTACTATCCGATCGCCATTCCGCTGTGCCTGATCGGTGCGGGACTGCTCTACGTCAACTCCCGTCGGCTCAACGTCATCGCCCTCGGCCGGGACACCGCCATGAACCTGGGCGTGAACTTCAAGACCAACGCCGTCTACACGCTGGTCCTCGTCGCCGTCCTCATGGCCGTCTCCACCGCTCTGGTGGGGCCGATGACCTTCCTCGGCTTCCTCGTCGCGACCCTGGCCTATCAGTTCTCCGACACCTACGACCACCGCTTCATCTTCCCGATGGCCACCGTCATCGGCTTCGTCGTCCTGACGACCGCCTACTTCGTGATGAACCACATCTTCTACGCCCAGGGCGTGGTCTCCATCCTCATCGAGATCGTCGGTGGCACGGTCTTCCTCCTCGTCATCATGAGAAAGGGACGCCTGTGA
- a CDS encoding iron ABC transporter ATP-binding protein, which translates to MITLSNVQKAYNSDVAIGPVNLEIPAGGITALVGPNGAGKSTLLTMIGRLLTMDAGDITVAQHDISKTKSKDLAKIISILRQENHFVTKLTVRQLVGFGRFPYSGGRLTEEDEKIVSRYIDFLNLTDLEGRYLDQLSGGQRQRAYVAMVLCQETDYVLLDEPLNNLDIAHSVQMMRHLQDAAREFGRTIIVVLHDINFAARYGDYICAVKDGQIVAFGSPAAIMQDELLTDIFNTPIKVIDGPDGLLACYH; encoded by the coding sequence GTGATTACCCTCAGCAATGTCCAGAAGGCGTATAACTCCGACGTCGCCATCGGCCCGGTCAACCTCGAGATCCCGGCCGGCGGCATCACCGCGTTGGTCGGGCCCAACGGCGCCGGCAAGTCGACGCTGCTGACCATGATCGGCCGCCTGCTGACCATGGACGCCGGCGACATCACCGTCGCCCAGCACGACATCTCCAAGACGAAGTCGAAGGACCTGGCGAAGATCATCTCGATCCTGCGCCAGGAGAACCATTTCGTCACCAAGCTGACCGTCCGTCAGCTCGTCGGTTTCGGCCGCTTCCCCTACTCGGGTGGCCGGCTCACCGAGGAGGACGAGAAGATCGTCTCGCGCTACATCGACTTCCTCAACCTCACCGATCTGGAGGGTCGCTACCTTGATCAGCTCTCCGGTGGCCAGCGTCAGCGCGCCTACGTCGCCATGGTGCTGTGCCAGGAAACCGATTACGTGCTCCTCGACGAGCCCCTCAACAACCTGGACATCGCCCACTCGGTGCAGATGATGCGGCATCTGCAGGACGCGGCCCGCGAATTCGGCCGGACGATCATCGTCGTCCTCCACGACATCAATTTCGCCGCCCGCTACGGCGACTACATCTGCGCGGTCAAGGACGGGCAGATCGTCGCTTTCGGTTCGCCGGCCGCGATCATGCAGGATGAGCTGCTAACCGACATCTTCAACACCCCGATCAAGGTCATCGACGGACCCGACGGGTTGTTGGCCTGCTACCACTGA
- a CDS encoding DUF4389 domain-containing protein has product MSTRMSPSDSPVTAPHSPFPPSRPGYWVALIIGVILAVLGLSLVAFGASALAFQNYQRDGEYASTDLSTVQSTGHAIVGPPFNVNLSGMSGPGVPAVADLASFRIEATSMLPDQEVFIGIGESSRVSEYLAGVPHSEVRDVAYGGARQWPGSRAWNVDAVDRFPDGHATPATPADQDFWEVSASGSGTQEISWDLASGDWLLVIMNADATRPVWVEGSVGVRSDLAARDLGPLGTGLLLAGLVSLALGVLLLLIGATGLGRNLAAATAPPVRRGPYPARLDADLSQAPSRWLWLVKWLLAIPHFFVLALLGVSVLFTTIAAGVGILFTGRYPKSWFFFTVGVLRWSWRVGFYSYSALATDRYPPFTLASTDYPADFRVDYPERLSRGLVLVKWWLLAIPHYLIVGLFTGGTMVAWSYAAPAGMGRMSASVSVLGLLVLFIAVVLLVTGRHHRGMADFALGINRWVYRVNTYALLLRDEYPPLRLDQGAQEPAETQLADRRERST; this is encoded by the coding sequence GTGTCCACTCGAATGTCCCCCTCCGATTCCCCCGTTACCGCCCCCCACTCCCCGTTCCCCCCTTCCCGACCCGGCTACTGGGTGGCCCTGATCATCGGCGTCATCCTCGCCGTGCTGGGACTGTCCCTGGTCGCTTTCGGCGCCTCCGCGCTCGCCTTCCAGAACTACCAACGCGACGGCGAGTACGCCAGCACCGACCTGAGCACGGTGCAAAGCACCGGTCACGCCATCGTCGGGCCTCCCTTCAACGTCAATCTCTCCGGCATGTCCGGCCCCGGAGTTCCGGCCGTCGCCGACCTGGCCAGCTTCCGGATTGAAGCGACGTCCATGCTCCCGGACCAGGAGGTGTTCATCGGCATCGGCGAGAGCTCCCGGGTCTCCGAGTACCTGGCGGGCGTCCCCCATTCCGAGGTCCGGGACGTCGCCTACGGCGGGGCCCGCCAGTGGCCGGGGTCCCGCGCCTGGAACGTCGACGCGGTCGACCGCTTCCCTGACGGACACGCCACTCCGGCCACTCCCGCTGACCAGGACTTCTGGGAGGTTTCCGCCTCCGGCAGCGGCACCCAGGAAATTTCGTGGGATCTGGCGTCGGGTGACTGGCTGCTGGTGATCATGAATGCCGACGCCACCCGGCCCGTCTGGGTGGAGGGCAGCGTCGGCGTCCGCTCCGACCTGGCCGCCCGCGACCTCGGCCCCCTCGGAACCGGCCTGCTCCTCGCCGGCCTGGTCTCGCTCGCGCTGGGAGTCCTGCTGCTGCTGATCGGGGCGACCGGCCTGGGCCGCAACCTCGCCGCCGCCACCGCACCTCCGGTCAGGCGCGGCCCCTACCCCGCCCGTCTCGACGCTGACCTGTCGCAGGCGCCCTCACGATGGCTGTGGCTGGTGAAGTGGCTGCTGGCCATCCCCCACTTTTTCGTGCTCGCGTTACTCGGCGTAAGCGTCCTCTTCACCACCATCGCGGCCGGCGTCGGAATTCTCTTCACCGGGCGGTACCCGAAGTCCTGGTTCTTCTTCACCGTCGGCGTGCTGCGCTGGTCCTGGCGGGTGGGGTTCTACTCCTACTCAGCGCTGGCCACCGATCGCTATCCCCCGTTCACGCTGGCGTCGACGGACTACCCGGCGGATTTCCGCGTCGATTATCCGGAGCGGCTTTCCCGCGGCCTTGTCCTGGTCAAATGGTGGCTGCTGGCTATTCCCCATTACCTCATCGTCGGACTGTTCACCGGCGGGACGATGGTCGCCTGGAGCTACGCCGCCCCCGCAGGCATGGGCAGGATGTCCGCCTCCGTCTCGGTCCTGGGTCTGCTGGTGCTGTTCATCGCCGTCGTTCTGCTGGTCACCGGCCGCCATCACCGGGGAATGGCCGACTTTGCGTTGGGCATCAACCGGTGGGTGTACCGGGTCAACACCTATGCACTTCTGCTGCGTGACGAGTACCCGCCGTTGCGTCTTGACCAGGGTGCGCAGGAGCCGGCGGAGACACAGCTCGCGGATCGGCGGGAGCGGTCAACTTAA
- a CDS encoding pyridoxal phosphate-dependent aminotransferase encodes MNRRLDDPGVARLSAFGDTIFATVSRLATEHGAVNLGQGFPDASGPPRMLEIAREEIAAGNNQYAPGRGMAVLRDAVSVQRDRDYGLTFDPDTEILVTVGATEGIAATVLGLVEPGEEVIVFEPYYDAYAAAIALAGARRVAVPLAADGDTWTIDADAFEAAITERTALVIINNPHNPTGSVLDLGEFARVCVKHDLLVLSDEAYEYLVYDGRTHLPVASFESMRERTVTVASAAKSFNVTGWKTGWAMAPAPLIDAVTAAKQYLSYVGVTPVQPAVAHGLLHEREWVRGMVASLQERRDLLSALLADAGLTAHPSFGTYFLLADTGAEDGEQWCTDLITDKGVAAIPVEVFTDDRGPWRSKVRFTFCKSEENIREAGRRLREV; translated from the coding sequence ATGAACCGCCGCCTCGACGACCCCGGTGTCGCCCGACTCTCCGCATTCGGCGACACCATTTTTGCCACCGTGTCCAGGCTCGCCACCGAGCATGGCGCAGTCAACCTCGGCCAGGGGTTCCCCGACGCCTCCGGCCCGCCCCGGATGCTCGAGATCGCCCGGGAGGAGATCGCCGCCGGCAACAACCAGTATGCCCCCGGCCGGGGCATGGCCGTCCTGCGTGACGCCGTCAGCGTCCAGCGCGACCGCGACTACGGCCTCACCTTCGACCCGGACACCGAGATTCTCGTCACCGTGGGCGCCACCGAGGGAATCGCCGCCACCGTCCTCGGGTTGGTGGAGCCCGGAGAGGAGGTCATCGTCTTCGAGCCCTATTACGACGCCTACGCAGCCGCCATCGCCCTCGCCGGGGCGCGACGTGTCGCCGTGCCGCTCGCCGCCGACGGAGACACCTGGACCATCGACGCCGACGCCTTCGAGGCCGCCATCACCGAGCGCACCGCGCTGGTCATCATCAACAACCCGCACAACCCCACCGGCTCCGTCCTCGACCTGGGCGAGTTCGCCCGCGTCTGCGTCAAGCACGACCTGCTCGTCCTTTCCGACGAGGCCTACGAGTACCTCGTCTACGACGGCCGCACCCACCTGCCCGTCGCCTCCTTCGAGAGCATGCGCGAGCGCACCGTCACCGTGGCCTCGGCGGCGAAGTCCTTCAACGTCACCGGCTGGAAGACCGGGTGGGCGATGGCTCCCGCCCCTCTCATCGACGCCGTCACCGCCGCCAAGCAGTACCTCAGCTACGTGGGCGTCACCCCCGTGCAGCCGGCCGTCGCCCATGGCCTGCTCCACGAACGCGAGTGGGTGCGCGGGATGGTCGCCTCGCTGCAGGAGCGCCGGGATCTGCTCAGCGCCCTGCTTGCCGACGCCGGACTGACCGCCCACCCCAGCTTCGGCACCTATTTCCTCCTCGCCGACACCGGCGCCGAGGACGGCGAGCAGTGGTGCACGGACCTCATCACCGACAAGGGCGTCGCCGCCATCCCGGTGGAGGTCTTCACGGACGACAGAGGTCCGTGGCGTTCGAAGGTTCGCTTCACGTTCTGCAAGTCGGAGGAGAACATCCGGGAGGCGGGGCGTCGGCTCCGGGAAGTCTAG
- a CDS encoding DUF3239 domain-containing protein: MKVFKFQVDEKHAREHNEFLTNSRYFRASGILLGVLTAVVGVFVYLGPGGRAVWALILMLVLIALGGAFAAAGVTAGRKTGSAQDMYDRYPLIPAVVAENDGRHLGLLALVNTNVNPDVPPRYAWTYTQVKRIPNLDPAKVGNQLPAVAVFGGRTTRDKDHWQSVDVMPIAWGTPDEDLITMARKAIPQDQWAKLERGRKKLDQVKATPDNLLLL; the protein is encoded by the coding sequence ATGAAGGTCTTTAAATTCCAGGTCGATGAGAAGCACGCACGCGAGCACAACGAGTTTCTCACCAACTCCCGCTACTTCCGCGCCAGCGGCATCCTCCTTGGCGTCCTCACCGCCGTCGTGGGGGTTTTCGTCTATCTCGGACCCGGTGGCCGGGCGGTGTGGGCGCTGATCCTGATGCTCGTGCTCATCGCCCTCGGTGGCGCCTTCGCGGCCGCCGGCGTCACCGCGGGGCGCAAGACCGGCAGCGCCCAGGACATGTATGACCGCTACCCGCTCATCCCCGCCGTCGTCGCCGAGAATGACGGCCGCCACCTGGGGCTGCTGGCGCTGGTCAACACCAACGTCAACCCGGACGTGCCCCCGCGCTACGCCTGGACGTACACCCAGGTCAAGAGGATTCCGAACCTGGATCCGGCCAAGGTCGGCAATCAGCTCCCGGCCGTCGCCGTCTTCGGCGGGCGCACCACCCGGGACAAGGACCACTGGCAGTCCGTCGACGTCATGCCCATCGCCTGGGGTACCCCGGACGAGGACCTGATCACCATGGCCCGCAAGGCGATCCCCCAGGATCAGTGGGCCAAGCTGGAGCGCGGCCGGAAGAAGCTCGACCAGGTCAAGGCCACCCCCGACAACCTGCTGCTGCTCTAG
- a CDS encoding DNA repair helicase XPB: MAFGDGPLIVQSDKTVLLEIEHPRAGEARAALAPFAELERAPEHVHTYRITPLALWNARAAGHDAEQVVDALEKFSRFPVPQPLLVDVAETMSRYGRLRLHKHPAHGLILETKEPAILEELLRHKKIRPLLGTRIDQESVIVHPSERGRLKQELTKVSWPVEDLAGYVDGEAHPIALSTQNTDWNLRDYQRYATDSFWEGGSGVVVLPCGAGKTIVGAASMAKAQTTTLILVTNTVAGRQWRDELLKRTTLTPEEIGEYSGERKEIRPVTIATYQVVTRKTKGEYRALELFDQRDWGLIIYDEVHLLPAPVFRMTSDLQSRRRLGLTATLVREDGREDDVFSLIGPKRYDAPWKELEMAGYIATAECVEVRTTMTDAERMVYATAETRDRYRLAAGSVGKQRVVEKLLDKHAGQPALIIGAYIDQLEEIAARIGAPLIDGKTSTRKREELFDAFRAGELSTLVVSKVANFSIDLPEAAVAVQVSGTFGSRQEEAQRLGRLLRPKADGGEAHFYTIVARDSLDSEYAAHRQRFLAEQGYAYRILDAADIDSLQF, translated from the coding sequence GTGGCATTCGGTGACGGACCGTTGATCGTGCAGTCGGACAAGACCGTCCTGCTGGAGATCGAGCACCCCCGGGCGGGCGAGGCGCGTGCGGCGCTCGCCCCCTTCGCCGAACTCGAGCGCGCCCCGGAACACGTCCACACCTACCGCATCACGCCGCTGGCGCTGTGGAACGCCCGCGCCGCCGGGCACGACGCCGAGCAGGTGGTCGACGCGCTCGAGAAGTTCTCGCGCTTCCCCGTGCCGCAACCGCTGCTCGTCGACGTCGCCGAGACCATGTCACGCTACGGTCGCCTGCGTCTGCACAAGCACCCGGCCCACGGTCTCATCCTGGAGACGAAGGAACCGGCAATCCTCGAGGAGCTCCTGCGCCACAAGAAGATCAGACCGCTGCTGGGCACGCGCATCGACCAGGAAAGCGTCATCGTCCACCCCTCCGAGCGTGGCCGGCTCAAGCAGGAGCTGACGAAGGTGTCCTGGCCGGTCGAGGACCTCGCGGGCTACGTCGACGGGGAGGCGCACCCGATCGCCCTGTCGACGCAGAACACCGACTGGAATCTGCGCGACTACCAGCGCTACGCCACCGACTCCTTCTGGGAGGGCGGCTCGGGCGTGGTCGTGCTGCCCTGCGGCGCCGGCAAGACCATCGTCGGCGCGGCCTCGATGGCCAAGGCACAAACGACGACGCTCATCCTGGTCACCAACACCGTCGCCGGGCGCCAGTGGCGCGACGAGCTGCTCAAGCGCACCACGCTCACCCCGGAGGAGATCGGCGAGTACTCCGGCGAACGCAAGGAGATCCGTCCGGTCACCATCGCCACCTACCAGGTCGTCACCCGCAAGACCAAGGGCGAATACAGGGCCCTCGAGCTCTTCGACCAGCGGGACTGGGGGCTGATCATCTACGACGAGGTGCACCTCCTGCCCGCCCCGGTCTTCCGGATGACCAGCGACCTGCAGTCGCGCCGCCGCCTTGGCCTGACCGCGACGCTGGTGCGTGAGGACGGCCGCGAGGACGACGTCTTCAGCCTCATCGGCCCCAAACGCTACGACGCGCCCTGGAAGGAGCTCGAGATGGCCGGCTACATCGCCACCGCCGAGTGCGTCGAGGTCCGCACCACCATGACCGACGCCGAGCGCATGGTCTACGCCACCGCCGAGACCCGGGACCGCTACCGGCTGGCGGCGGGCAGCGTCGGCAAGCAGCGGGTCGTCGAAAAGCTGCTGGACAAGCACGCCGGGCAGCCGGCGCTCATCATCGGCGCCTACATCGACCAGCTCGAGGAGATCGCCGCCCGCATCGGCGCCCCGCTCATCGACGGCAAGACCAGCACCAGGAAGCGCGAAGAGCTTTTCGACGCCTTCCGCGCCGGCGAACTGTCCACGCTGGTCGTGTCCAAGGTCGCCAACTTCTCCATCGACCTGCCGGAAGCGGCGGTCGCGGTCCAGGTCTCCGGGACCTTCGGCTCCCGCCAGGAGGAGGCGCAGCGCCTGGGCCGACTGCTGCGTCCGAAGGCGGACGGCGGTGAGGCCCACTTCTACACGATCGTCGCCCGCGACTCACTGGATTCCGAGTACGCCGCGCACCGCCAGCGCTTCCTCGCGGAGCAGGGCTACGCGTACCGGATCCTCGACGCCGCCGACATCGATTCGCTGCAGTTTTAG
- a CDS encoding nuclear transport factor 2 family protein, with the protein MTDAQVSKPPLPPFTADTAAQKVQAAEDAWNTRDPRKVAQAYTEDSVWRNRDQFITGRAEIESFLEAKWERELDYALRKSLWAVSGNRIAVRFQYEWHDDHGQWYRSYGNENWEFADNGLMARREASINDVAINESERRIFGVRGDDEHGLVIPLH; encoded by the coding sequence ATGACTGACGCCCAGGTATCCAAACCCCCGCTTCCCCCGTTCACCGCCGACACCGCCGCGCAGAAGGTCCAGGCCGCCGAGGACGCCTGGAACACCCGCGATCCGCGGAAGGTCGCGCAGGCTTACACGGAGGATTCCGTGTGGCGCAACCGCGACCAGTTCATCACCGGTCGCGCGGAGATCGAGAGCTTCCTTGAGGCCAAGTGGGAGCGTGAACTCGACTACGCCCTGCGCAAGAGCCTGTGGGCGGTCAGCGGCAACCGGATCGCGGTGCGCTTCCAGTATGAATGGCACGACGATCACGGGCAGTGGTACCGCTCCTACGGCAACGAGAACTGGGAGTTCGCCGACAACGGTCTGATGGCCCGTCGCGAAGCGAGCATCAACGACGTGGCGATCAACGAATCCGAGCGCCGCATCTTCGGCGTCCGCGGGGACGATGAGCATGGCCTGGTGATTCCGCTGCACTAG